Proteins encoded together in one Bacteroides ovatus window:
- a CDS encoding 3-deoxy-D-manno-octulosonic acid transferase, translated as MLYDLAIVIYDFIVHLAAPFSRKPRKMMKGHWVVYELLRQQVEKGEQYIWFHAASLGEFEQGRPLIEMIREKYPNYKILLTFFSPSGYEVRKHYRGADIVCYLPFDKPRNVKKFLDIANPCMAFFIKYEFWKNYLDELHKRRIPVYSVSSIFRREQIFFKWYGGTYRNVLKDFDHLFVQNEASKRYLSKIGISRVTVVGDTRFDRVLQIREEAKELPLVEKFKGNNSFTFVAGSSWGPDEDLFLEYFNNHPEMKLIIAPHVIDENHLVEIIGKLKRPYVRYTRADERNVLKADCLIIDCFGLLSSIYRYGEIAYIGGGFGVGIHNTLEAAVYGIPVIFGPKYQKFMEAVQLLEAKGAYSIKDYDELKTLLDRFLTDEVFLRETGTNAGYYVTSNAGATEKIMHMINF; from the coding sequence ATGCTTTACGACCTGGCAATAGTCATTTATGACTTTATCGTCCATTTGGCTGCTCCGTTTAGCCGCAAGCCCCGGAAGATGATGAAGGGGCATTGGGTGGTGTATGAACTCTTACGCCAACAAGTGGAAAAAGGGGAACAGTATATTTGGTTTCACGCTGCTTCACTGGGGGAGTTTGAACAAGGACGCCCTCTGATAGAAATGATTCGTGAGAAATATCCTAACTATAAGATATTGCTGACATTTTTCTCTCCTTCCGGTTATGAAGTGCGCAAGCATTACCGGGGGGCGGATATTGTCTGCTATCTGCCGTTTGATAAGCCGAGGAATGTGAAGAAGTTCCTGGATATTGCAAATCCTTGCATGGCGTTCTTTATCAAATATGAGTTTTGGAAGAATTATCTGGATGAGCTTCACAAGCGCCGTATTCCGGTATATAGTGTGTCGTCCATCTTCCGTCGCGAACAAATATTCTTTAAATGGTACGGTGGCACTTATCGCAATGTCTTGAAAGATTTCGATCATCTGTTTGTTCAGAATGAGGCATCCAAACGTTATTTGTCGAAAATCGGCATCAGTCGTGTGACAGTGGTGGGGGATACCCGTTTTGACCGTGTACTGCAAATCCGCGAAGAGGCTAAAGAGCTCCCGTTGGTGGAGAAGTTTAAAGGAAACAATTCTTTTACTTTTGTTGCCGGAAGTTCATGGGGACCTGATGAGGATTTATTCCTCGAATATTTCAATAATCATCCGGAAATGAAACTGATTATTGCTCCGCATGTGATCGATGAGAATCACCTGGTTGAGATCATCGGTAAATTGAAACGTCCGTATGTGCGCTATACCCGTGCTGACGAAAGAAATGTATTGAAAGCGGATTGCCTTATAATAGACTGTTTCGGTCTGTTATCCTCTATTTACCGCTATGGTGAAATAGCTTATATCGGCGGTGGTTTCGGGGTCGGAATCCACAACACCTTGGAAGCGGCTGTATATGGTATTCCGGTGATTTTCGGACCGAAGTATCAGAAATTCATGGAGGCTGTTCAATTGCTGGAAGCAAAAGGTGCTTATTCTATCAAAGACTATGATGAACTGAAAACTTTGCTGGATCGTTTCCTGACAGATGAGGTGTTTTTGCGCGAAACCGGAACGAATGCCGGTTATTATGTGACTAGCAATGCCGGTGCGACGGAGAAGATTATGCACATGATTAATTTCTAA
- the gltX gene encoding glutamate--tRNA ligase produces the protein MAERKVRVRFAPSPTGALHIGGVRTALYNYLFARQHGGDLIFRIEDTDSNRFVPGAEEYILESFKWLGIHFDEGVSFGGEQGPYRQSERREIYKKYVQILLENGKAYIAFDTPEELDAKRAEIANFQYDASTRGMMRNSLTMPKEEVDALIAEGKQYVVRFKIEPNEDIHVNDLIRGEVVINSSILDDKVLYKSADELPTYHLANIVDDHLMEVSHVIRGEEWLPSAPLHVLLYRAFGWEDTMPEFAHLPLLLKPEGNGKLSKRDGDRLGFPVFPLEWHDPKSGEISSGYRESGYLPEAVINFLALLGWNPGNDQEVMSMDELIKLFDLHRCSKSGAKFDYKKGIWFNHQYIQQKPNEEIAELFLPFLKEQGVEAPFEKVVTVVGMMKDRVSFIKELWDVCSFFFVAPTEYDEKTVKKRWKEDSAKCMTELAEVIAGIEDFSIEGQEKVVMDWIAEKGYHTGNIMNAFRLTLVGEGKGPHMFDISWVLGKEETIARMKRAVEVLK, from the coding sequence ATGGCAGAAAGAAAAGTAAGAGTTCGTTTTGCTCCAAGTCCTACGGGAGCATTGCACATCGGTGGTGTGCGTACAGCTTTGTATAATTATCTATTTGCACGTCAACACGGCGGAGACTTGATATTTCGTATTGAAGACACTGACTCTAACCGGTTCGTTCCGGGAGCGGAAGAGTATATACTCGAATCTTTTAAGTGGTTAGGTATCCACTTTGACGAGGGAGTGAGCTTCGGTGGTGAACAGGGTCCATACCGTCAGTCGGAGCGCCGCGAAATCTACAAGAAATATGTGCAGATTTTGCTGGAAAATGGAAAAGCTTACATCGCTTTTGATACTCCGGAGGAGCTGGACGCTAAGCGTGCTGAAATTGCTAACTTCCAATATGATGCATCTACCCGTGGTATGATGCGCAATTCATTAACTATGCCGAAAGAAGAAGTGGATGCACTGATTGCTGAAGGCAAACAATATGTTGTTCGTTTCAAAATCGAACCGAATGAAGATATACATGTAAATGACCTGATTCGTGGCGAAGTAGTAATCAACTCATCTATTCTGGATGACAAAGTGCTTTATAAATCGGCTGACGAACTGCCTACTTACCATTTGGCAAATATCGTGGATGACCATTTGATGGAAGTTTCCCACGTGATTCGTGGTGAAGAATGGTTGCCTTCCGCTCCTTTGCATGTGTTGTTGTACCGTGCTTTCGGTTGGGAAGATACGATGCCGGAATTTGCTCACCTGCCTTTGTTATTGAAACCGGAAGGTAATGGAAAATTAAGCAAGCGTGACGGTGACCGTCTCGGATTCCCTGTATTTCCATTGGAATGGCACGATCCGAAATCCGGAGAAATCTCTTCTGGTTATCGCGAATCCGGTTATTTACCCGAAGCTGTGATTAATTTCCTGGCTTTATTGGGATGGAATCCGGGCAATGATCAGGAAGTGATGTCGATGGACGAATTGATTAAATTGTTTGATCTTCACCGTTGCAGCAAGTCGGGAGCTAAGTTCGACTATAAAAAAGGAATATGGTTCAATCATCAATATATACAGCAGAAACCTAACGAAGAAATTGCGGAACTGTTCTTGCCTTTCTTGAAAGAACAAGGCGTAGAGGCTCCTTTCGAAAAGGTAGTGACTGTGGTTGGCATGATGAAAGACCGGGTAAGTTTCATTAAAGAACTGTGGGATGTTTGTAGCTTCTTCTTTGTGGCTCCTACCGAATATGATGAAAAGACGGTGAAGAAACGCTGGAAAGAAGATTCTGCAAAATGTATGACCGAATTGGCAGAAGTGATTGCCGGTATTGAAGATTTTAGCATTGAAGGACAGGAAAAAGTCGTTATGGACTGGATTGCAGAGAAAGGTTACCATACCGGTAATATCATGAATGCTTTCCGTCTGACATTGGTGGGTGAAGGAAAAGGCCCGCACATGTTCGATATTTCCTGGGTATTGGGCAAAGAGGAGACGATAGCTCGTATGAAACGAGCGGTAGAGGTTTTGAAGTAA
- a CDS encoding HD family phosphohydrolase, with the protein MEHLKKKKRFSWRDLLYKSLLFVGTVALIVYFLPRDGKFNYQFDINKPWKYGQLIATFDFPIYKEDAVVKREQDSLMAFFQPYYQLDKNIEKDAIAKLKENYHTNLKGILPSIDYLRYIERTLKEIYQAGIVSTENIQLLHKDSTSSVMVIDDKLANPQATENLYTVKKAYEHLLSADSTHFNREILRQCSLNEYITPNLTFDEERTQAAKEEILNNYSWANGLVVSGQKIIDRGEIVSPHTYNILESLRKESIKRNESMGQNRLILGGQILFVGMLMLCFMLYLDLFRKDYYQRKGSLSLLFTLIVFYSVITAFMVTHNLFNVYIIPYAMLPIIIRVFLDSRTAFLTHVITILICSISLRFPHEFILTQLAAGLVAIFSLRELSQRSQLFRTALLVILTYAAIYFAFELMTENGLSTDFSKLNIRMYTYFIINGILLLFTYPLLFLLEKTFGFTSNVTLVELSNINNDLLRQMSETVPGTFQHSMQVANLAAEAAIRIGAKSQLVRTGALYHDIGKMENPAFFTENQSGGVNPHKNLNYEQSAQVVISHVTDGLKLADKHNLPKAIKDFISTHHGRGKTKYFYISWKNEHPDEEPNEELFTYPGPNPFTKEQAILMMADAVEAASRSLPEYTEETISNLVDKIIDSQVTEGYFKECPITFKDIATVKAVFKEKLKIAYHTRISYPELKK; encoded by the coding sequence ATGGAACATTTGAAGAAGAAAAAAAGATTTTCATGGAGAGATTTACTATATAAATCACTGCTGTTTGTAGGCACTGTGGCGCTGATTGTTTATTTCCTGCCACGTGACGGAAAATTCAATTACCAGTTCGACATCAACAAGCCCTGGAAATACGGACAGTTGATCGCTACTTTCGACTTTCCTATTTATAAAGAGGATGCAGTGGTAAAAAGGGAACAAGATAGCCTGATGGCTTTCTTCCAACCTTATTATCAACTGGATAAAAATATAGAAAAAGACGCAATCGCCAAGCTGAAAGAGAATTACCATACGAATCTGAAAGGTATTCTCCCTTCCATCGATTATTTGCGGTACATTGAGCGCACTTTAAAAGAAATCTATCAGGCAGGCATCGTTTCGACAGAGAATATACAGCTGCTTCACAAAGACAGCACTTCATCTGTCATGGTGATTGATGACAAACTGGCTAATCCACAGGCTACCGAGAATCTTTACACGGTAAAAAAAGCCTATGAGCACTTGCTGTCAGCAGACTCTACTCATTTCAACCGGGAAATTTTAAGGCAATGCTCCCTGAACGAATACATCACCCCCAACCTTACCTTTGACGAGGAACGTACCCAGGCTGCCAAAGAAGAAATCCTGAACAACTATTCCTGGGCAAACGGATTAGTAGTCAGCGGGCAAAAGATTATCGACCGGGGGGAAATCGTCAGCCCGCATACCTATAATATCCTGGAGTCATTACGCAAAGAATCCATCAAACGGAATGAGTCCATGGGACAAAACCGCCTGATTCTCGGCGGACAGATTCTGTTTGTAGGAATGCTGATGCTTTGTTTTATGCTTTATCTCGACCTGTTCCGAAAAGACTACTATCAACGGAAAGGCAGTCTGTCATTGCTATTCACGTTGATTGTATTTTACAGTGTCATAACCGCTTTCATGGTAACACATAATCTATTTAATGTGTATATCATCCCGTACGCGATGCTACCCATTATCATTCGCGTCTTTCTTGATTCGAGGACTGCTTTCCTGACGCATGTCATCACTATATTGATATGCTCCATATCCTTACGCTTTCCGCATGAATTCATTCTGACACAGTTGGCTGCAGGATTAGTGGCGATATTCAGTCTAAGAGAGCTATCGCAAAGGTCCCAACTTTTCCGAACGGCTTTATTGGTTATACTGACTTATGCAGCCATTTATTTCGCCTTCGAGTTGATGACAGAGAACGGTCTTTCCACCGACTTTTCAAAGTTGAACATACGAATGTACACTTACTTCATCATCAATGGAATTCTGTTATTATTCACCTATCCTTTACTCTTTTTATTGGAAAAAACTTTCGGATTTACTTCCAATGTAACGTTGGTAGAACTTTCGAATATCAATAATGACCTTTTGCGGCAAATGTCCGAGACGGTTCCGGGAACATTCCAACATTCCATGCAAGTGGCCAATCTTGCTGCAGAAGCAGCCATCCGCATTGGAGCCAAAAGCCAGTTAGTACGTACAGGAGCTTTGTATCATGATATTGGTAAGATGGAAAACCCTGCTTTTTTCACAGAAAATCAGTCAGGAGGAGTTAACCCGCATAAGAACCTGAATTACGAACAAAGTGCGCAGGTCGTCATCAGTCATGTGACGGATGGATTGAAGTTAGCCGATAAACACAATCTGCCTAAAGCCATCAAGGACTTTATCAGCACGCATCATGGACGGGGAAAAACAAAATATTTCTATATTTCCTGGAAGAACGAGCATCCGGACGAAGAACCGAATGAAGAACTGTTCACCTATCCCGGGCCGAATCCGTTCACCAAAGAACAGGCTATCCTGATGATGGCGGATGCCGTAGAAGCTGCCTCACGCAGTCTTCCGGAATATACAGAAGAAACAATCAGCAACCTGGTCGATAAGATTATCGATTCCCAGGTCACTGAAGGTTACTTTAAAGAATGTCCTATCACTTTCAAGGATATAGCAACAGTGAAAGCTGTGTTCAAAGAAAAACTAAAGATTGCTTATCACACCCGGATCAGTTATCCTGAGTTAAAGAAGTAA
- a CDS encoding low molecular weight protein-tyrosine-phosphatase, which translates to MKKILFVCLGNICRSSTAEGVMLHLIEEAGLEKEFVIDSAGILSYHQGELPDSRMRAHAARRGYQLVHRSRPVRTEDFYNFDLIIGMDDRNIDDLKDKAPSPEEWKKIHRMTEYCTRIPADHVPDPYYGGAEGFEYVLDVLEDACAGLLTSLTQDN; encoded by the coding sequence ATGAAGAAAATATTATTTGTCTGTTTAGGAAATATTTGCCGTAGCTCTACGGCTGAAGGCGTAATGCTTCATTTAATAGAAGAAGCGGGACTGGAAAAAGAATTTGTGATAGATTCTGCCGGAATCCTGTCTTATCATCAGGGGGAATTGCCGGATAGCCGGATGCGTGCTCATGCAGCCCGTCGCGGTTATCAATTGGTGCATCGTTCTCGCCCCGTCCGTACGGAAGATTTTTATAATTTTGATCTGATAATCGGTATGGACGACCGGAACATAGATGACTTGAAAGACAAAGCTCCTTCTCCCGAAGAATGGAAGAAGATTCATCGCATGACGGAGTATTGCACCCGTATTCCTGCAGATCATGTCCCCGACCCCTATTATGGAGGGGCCGAGGGGTTTGAATATGTACTTGATGTTCTTGAAGATGCTTGCGCAGGTTTGCTTACTTCTTTAACTCAGGATAACTGA
- a CDS encoding DUF4091 domain-containing protein: MKRLTIFSLTCLFSVGAVLAQQGVTQCGVPTGQPKFPLLTYQELPDPTAPSDKEWVAVTSTQVSWGTTDVRYAKHQLPQLKKQQTVSLKGWRGERVNAQAVVWTGVELKDLNFSFGDFKDKKGNVLPKDAFTGGFVRYVMTDELNKDGRGACGHRKSIDYDSLLVADPIDTNLKTMALPARTVQPVWVQCWIPQSATPGTYQGELLINDGSRLLQRLNLEITVSSRELPQPSEWAYHLDLWQSPYAVARYYQVPLWSQEHFDAMRPLMKMLADAGQKIITATLTHKPWNGQTEDYFDTMVTWIKRADGTWAFDYTIFDRWVEFMMSVGIDKQINCYSMVPWELSFQYYDQATNSLQFVKTAPGDAAYEEMWGAMLASFSKHLKEKGWFDICAIAMDERPMEVMQKTLKVIRKADPDFKVSLAGNYHEEIEPDLYDYCIVIGQNFPEEVRLRRVAENKRTNYYTCCTEAHPNTFTFSDPAEAAWMSYYSSKKHLDGYLRWAYNSWPLEPLLDSRFRSWAGGDTYLVYPGARSCIRFERLIEGIQAHEKINILRQEFEKKGNKAGLKKIEKMLAPFNLGSMPEIPAAITVNRANQILNSF, from the coding sequence ATGAAACGACTTACTATTTTTTCTCTGACTTGTCTCTTTAGCGTGGGTGCAGTTTTAGCCCAGCAGGGAGTAACTCAATGTGGTGTTCCGACAGGACAACCGAAGTTCCCTTTACTGACTTATCAGGAGTTGCCTGATCCTACTGCACCTTCTGATAAAGAGTGGGTAGCGGTGACTTCCACCCAAGTTTCTTGGGGTACAACAGATGTACGGTATGCAAAACATCAACTCCCGCAGTTGAAGAAACAACAGACTGTTTCCCTGAAAGGCTGGCGTGGCGAACGTGTGAACGCGCAAGCTGTTGTGTGGACAGGCGTAGAACTGAAAGACCTGAATTTCAGCTTTGGTGATTTTAAAGACAAAAAGGGAAATGTTCTTCCCAAAGATGCATTTACAGGTGGTTTTGTCCGTTATGTGATGACGGATGAATTGAATAAGGATGGGAGAGGTGCCTGTGGACATCGGAAGTCTATAGATTATGATTCATTATTGGTGGCCGATCCTATTGATACCAACCTGAAAACGATGGCTTTGCCCGCTCGTACTGTTCAACCGGTTTGGGTGCAGTGTTGGATTCCTCAATCGGCTACTCCCGGAACTTATCAAGGGGAGTTATTAATTAATGATGGCTCGCGTTTATTGCAACGCCTGAATCTCGAAATTACCGTTTCTTCCCGTGAACTTCCTCAACCTTCGGAATGGGCTTATCACTTGGATTTATGGCAAAGTCCTTATGCAGTGGCACGTTATTATCAGGTTCCTTTATGGAGTCAGGAGCATTTTGACGCCATGCGTCCTTTAATGAAAATGTTGGCAGATGCCGGACAGAAGATTATTACGGCTACTTTGACGCACAAGCCTTGGAATGGTCAGACAGAAGATTATTTTGATACAATGGTCACTTGGATAAAACGGGCAGATGGAACATGGGCTTTTGATTATACTATCTTCGACCGTTGGGTGGAATTTATGATGAGTGTAGGCATTGATAAACAGATTAATTGTTACTCAATGGTTCCATGGGAATTGTCATTCCAATACTACGATCAGGCAACCAACTCTCTGCAATTCGTGAAAACTGCACCGGGTGATGCGGCTTATGAAGAAATGTGGGGAGCGATGCTTGCCTCTTTCTCCAAGCATCTGAAAGAAAAAGGATGGTTTGATATTTGTGCTATTGCAATGGACGAACGTCCGATGGAAGTGATGCAGAAGACGTTGAAAGTGATTCGTAAAGCTGATCCGGATTTTAAAGTATCGTTGGCCGGGAACTATCATGAAGAGATTGAGCCCGATCTATATGATTATTGTATTGTTATCGGACAGAACTTCCCGGAAGAAGTGCGTCTGCGTCGTGTAGCCGAGAACAAGCGTACTAATTATTATACCTGCTGTACGGAAGCCCATCCCAACACGTTTACTTTCTCTGATCCTGCAGAAGCAGCCTGGATGAGTTATTATTCATCTAAGAAACATCTGGATGGTTATCTGCGTTGGGCATATAACAGCTGGCCATTGGAGCCGCTGCTTGATTCCCGTTTCCGCAGTTGGGCAGGCGGAGATACTTACCTTGTATATCCGGGTGCTCGTAGCTGTATTCGTTTCGAGCGTTTGATTGAAGGCATACAGGCGCATGAGAAGATCAATATCCTTCGTCAGGAATTTGAGAAAAAAGGAAATAAGGCCGGATTAAAGAAAATAGAAAAAATGCTTGCTCCGTTCAATTTGGGTAGTATGCCGGAAATCCCGGCCGCAATAACCGTGAACCGGGCCAATCAGATACTGAACTCATTTTGA
- the priA gene encoding primosomal protein N' gives MKKYVDVILPLPLPKSFTYSLPDECAEDVKIGCRVVVPFGRKKFYTAIVLNVHYCAPTEYEVKDISALLDASPILLPAQFKFWEWIADYYLCTQGDVYKAALPSGLKLESETIVEYNPDFEADAPLPEREQRILDLLAVDSQQCVTKLEKDSGIKNILTVIKSLLDKEAIFVKEELRRTYKPKTEARVRLAGTADEKRLHILFDILSRAPKQLALLMKYVECSGVLGAGTPKEVSKKELLQRTNVAPSVLNGLVDKKIFEIYYHEIGRLDKQEKEIVELNPLNEFQQRAFDEVVQSFQEKNVCLLHGVTSSGKTEIYIHLIEEAIRQGKQVLYLLPEIALTTQITERLQRVFGARLGIYHSKFPDAERVEIWRKQLGENGYDIILGVRSSIFLPFRNLGLVIVDEEHENTYKQQDPAPRYHARSAAIVLAAMYGAKTLLGTATPSIESWQNAREGKYGFVQLKERYKEIQLPEIIPVDIKELHRKKRMVGQFSPLLIQYMKEALEQKEQVILFQNRRGFAPMVECRTCGWVPKCKNCDVSLTYHKGINQLTCHYCGYTYQLPKSCPACEGTELVNRGFGTEKIEDDIKILFPEAAVARMDLDTTRTRSAYEKIIADFEQGKTDILIGTQMVSKGLDFDHVSIVGILNADTMLNYPDFRSYERAFQLMAQVAGRAGRKNKRGRVVLQTKSIDHPIIHQVIANDYEDMVGGQLVERQMFHYPPYYRLVYVYLKNHNEALLDQMAAVMADKLRAVFGNRVLGPDKPPVARIQTLFIKKIVVKIEQNAPMGRARELLLRIQREMLADERYKSLIVYYDVDPM, from the coding sequence ATGAAAAAGTATGTAGATGTCATATTACCGCTTCCGCTTCCGAAGAGTTTTACTTACTCTTTGCCGGATGAATGTGCGGAAGATGTGAAGATAGGCTGCCGTGTGGTAGTTCCTTTCGGGCGGAAGAAGTTTTATACGGCTATCGTCCTTAACGTTCATTATTGTGCTCCAACGGAGTACGAAGTGAAAGATATATCTGCATTGCTGGATGCTTCTCCCATTCTGTTACCCGCTCAATTCAAATTTTGGGAGTGGATAGCTGATTATTATCTCTGTACACAAGGCGATGTCTATAAAGCGGCACTTCCCTCCGGCCTGAAACTGGAGAGTGAAACGATCGTTGAATATAATCCTGATTTTGAAGCGGATGCGCCATTGCCGGAACGTGAGCAACGTATTTTGGATTTACTTGCCGTAGATTCGCAACAGTGCGTCACTAAACTGGAGAAGGACAGTGGTATCAAAAATATTCTTACGGTCATCAAGTCTTTGCTCGATAAAGAAGCGATTTTCGTAAAGGAGGAGTTGAGGCGTACTTATAAACCTAAAACAGAGGCACGGGTTCGGCTTGCGGGTACAGCGGATGAAAAGCGGCTTCATATCCTGTTTGATATTCTGTCTCGTGCTCCGAAGCAGTTGGCATTACTCATGAAGTATGTGGAGTGTTCCGGTGTTTTAGGAGCGGGAACTCCGAAAGAAGTCTCCAAGAAAGAACTGTTGCAGCGGACTAATGTGGCCCCTTCTGTATTGAATGGATTGGTAGATAAGAAGATTTTTGAAATCTACTACCATGAAATCGGCCGGTTGGATAAGCAGGAGAAGGAGATTGTCGAATTAAATCCTTTGAATGAGTTTCAACAGCGTGCATTTGATGAAGTCGTACAGTCTTTTCAAGAGAAAAATGTCTGTCTGCTTCATGGGGTAACGTCCAGTGGTAAGACTGAAATTTATATCCATCTGATAGAAGAAGCGATTCGTCAGGGAAAGCAGGTGTTATATTTGTTGCCGGAAATTGCATTGACCACTCAAATCACGGAGCGTTTGCAACGGGTCTTCGGTGCTCGTCTGGGTATCTATCATTCTAAGTTCCCCGATGCTGAACGGGTTGAAATATGGCGGAAGCAACTGGGAGAGAACGGGTATGATATTATTCTGGGTGTTCGTTCTTCTATTTTCCTGCCTTTCCGAAATCTGGGATTGGTGATTGTGGACGAAGAGCACGAAAATACGTATAAGCAACAAGATCCCGCTCCCCGCTATCATGCGCGTAGCGCGGCTATTGTACTGGCCGCCATGTACGGAGCTAAAACCCTGTTGGGTACGGCCACTCCCTCTATCGAGTCATGGCAGAATGCAAGAGAGGGAAAATATGGTTTCGTACAACTGAAAGAACGATATAAAGAAATCCAGTTGCCGGAGATTATTCCGGTGGATATCAAGGAACTGCATCGCAAAAAGCGGATGGTCGGACAATTCTCGCCACTTCTGATACAATATATGAAAGAGGCTTTGGAACAGAAAGAACAAGTGATTCTCTTTCAGAACCGTCGTGGGTTTGCTCCGATGGTGGAGTGTCGTACCTGCGGCTGGGTGCCTAAGTGTAAGAATTGCGACGTAAGCCTTACCTATCATAAAGGAATCAATCAATTAACCTGTCACTACTGCGGTTATACGTATCAACTGCCGAAATCCTGTCCTGCCTGCGAGGGAACAGAACTGGTGAACCGTGGTTTCGGTACGGAAAAGATTGAAGACGACATCAAAATCCTTTTCCCGGAAGCTGCCGTTGCCCGGATGGATTTGGATACTACACGTACCCGTTCCGCCTATGAGAAGATTATTGCAGACTTTGAGCAGGGAAAGACGGACATATTGATCGGTACCCAAATGGTATCAAAAGGGTTGGATTTCGATCATGTCAGTATAGTAGGTATATTGAATGCCGATACCATGTTGAATTATCCCGATTTCCGTTCCTATGAGCGTGCTTTTCAGTTGATGGCACAAGTAGCAGGACGTGCCGGGCGTAAGAATAAACGCGGACGGGTGGTATTGCAAACCAAGAGCATCGATCATCCTATCATTCATCAGGTCATTGCCAATGATTATGAAGATATGGTAGGCGGACAATTGGTGGAACGTCAGATGTTCCATTATCCTCCCTATTACCGGCTGGTATATGTTTATCTGAAAAATCATAATGAAGCGTTGCTGGATCAGATGGCGGCAGTGATGGCGGATAAGTTGCGGGCTGTATTTGGCAATCGGGTATTAGGTCCGGATAAACCTCCTGTTGCCCGTATCCAGACTTTGTTTATCAAGAAGATCGTTGTCAAGATTGAGCAGAATGCCCCAATGGGACGTGCACGGGAATTGTTGCTACGTATTCAGCGCGAGATGTTGGCGGACGAACGCTATAAATCTTTGATTGTCTATTATGATGTAGATCCTATGTGA
- a CDS encoding porin family protein — MKKIFGALMIAICIAMAMPAQAQIHFGVKGGLNLSKASFSNVSENFKKDNFTGFFIGPMAEFNIPIVGLGVDASLLFAQRGIKVSEGNDDITVKQNGIDIPVNLKYTIGLGSLAGIYLAAGPDFYFDFEKKSGIDKKKAEVGINVGAGLKLLNHLQVGANYNIPLGNTADIEGTNASYKTKTWQVSVAYIF, encoded by the coding sequence ATGAAAAAGATTTTTGGTGCTTTAATGATTGCTATATGTATAGCTATGGCAATGCCTGCTCAGGCGCAGATACACTTTGGTGTAAAGGGAGGTTTGAACTTGTCAAAGGCGAGTTTCTCTAATGTGAGCGAAAACTTTAAAAAGGATAATTTCACAGGTTTCTTTATCGGTCCGATGGCCGAGTTTAATATTCCAATCGTAGGGTTGGGAGTAGATGCATCTTTGCTTTTTGCTCAACGGGGTATCAAAGTTTCAGAAGGGAATGATGATATTACTGTTAAACAAAACGGTATTGATATTCCTGTAAACCTGAAATATACCATTGGCTTGGGAAGTCTGGCTGGTATTTATCTGGCTGCAGGTCCTGACTTTTATTTCGATTTTGAAAAGAAATCGGGAATTGATAAGAAGAAAGCTGAAGTAGGTATCAATGTGGGTGCCGGTTTGAAGTTGCTGAACCATTTGCAGGTGGGTGCTAATTACAATATCCCATTGGGTAATACTGCTGATATTGAAGGAACAAATGCTTCTTATAAGACTAAGACTTGGCAAGTATCTGTGGCCTATATTTTTTAA